A stretch of the Duncaniella dubosii genome encodes the following:
- a CDS encoding tetratricopeptide repeat protein, whose translation MKQLPILIITILIIGALSVMAKSRSGSNPAEDTRKADYIYLEALRAKSQGKNDAAYSLLQRARELNSDDKDIGVELSLFLLRLSQTDSTLIEESMALLRDYNEANPSDLYYGGRYAMINEQLLNRDEAIRTWERLHTYYPEHLEITYRYANALGQGGSDADRAKAIAVYDSVEVAEGKSIPISTKKIQLYFARQDTASILSEVDRLRESSPKNVDFQVFSGDIYAMFGQNDKAKAFYDKACEIDPSSGLAYYSRAQFYNSMGDSAAFNREVFQALQQKSLDVETKLAILRSYIQEMYNDSTQLPRVGKLFDVLIDQHPHEHDIHALYSRYLIVTQDYAKAAEQTERALDLDPADEEGWEMLTSLYLQENKLDEAKAAIKRSFRYYPENGRQYLVLGSIHDQQGEREKAPKEYERALELTDSTDTKTISRIYGAMGDNLYARQLLDSAFTAYQKALLYDPENYLALNNCAYYLACEGRDLDNALSMVETAIKAEPDNPTTLDTYAWVLFKRKDYAKAREIIDKTLDLTDERSEEILEHAGDIHFMDGDPDGALEFWKEALQLAPDNELLERKVKHKTYFFK comes from the coding sequence ATGAAACAACTTCCCATCCTCATCATTACGATTCTCATCATCGGAGCGCTGTCTGTCATGGCCAAAAGCCGGTCAGGCAGCAATCCGGCGGAAGATACCCGTAAAGCCGACTACATCTATCTCGAAGCCCTGCGGGCCAAATCGCAGGGCAAAAACGATGCGGCCTATTCACTGCTTCAGCGGGCAAGGGAGCTCAACTCTGACGACAAGGACATAGGAGTCGAACTGTCGCTCTTTCTTCTGCGACTGTCGCAGACCGACTCGACTCTGATTGAAGAATCAATGGCGTTGTTGCGCGACTATAACGAAGCGAATCCGTCTGACCTGTATTATGGCGGACGATATGCTATGATCAACGAGCAATTGCTCAACCGCGACGAAGCCATCAGGACTTGGGAAAGACTTCACACCTACTATCCGGAGCATCTCGAAATCACATACCGCTACGCCAACGCGCTCGGGCAGGGAGGCTCGGACGCAGACCGTGCAAAAGCAATAGCCGTCTATGATTCGGTCGAGGTGGCCGAGGGTAAAAGCATACCCATTTCAACAAAAAAAATACAACTCTATTTCGCACGTCAGGACACCGCATCCATACTCAGCGAAGTGGACCGTCTGCGTGAATCGTCACCTAAAAACGTGGACTTTCAGGTCTTTTCAGGCGACATATATGCAATGTTCGGCCAGAACGACAAAGCAAAAGCCTTCTACGACAAAGCCTGCGAAATTGACCCGTCGAGCGGACTGGCCTACTATTCACGCGCTCAATTCTACAATTCAATGGGCGACAGCGCCGCCTTCAACCGCGAGGTGTTCCAAGCCCTGCAACAAAAAAGCCTTGATGTGGAGACAAAGCTCGCTATCCTGCGCAGCTACATACAGGAGATGTATAACGACTCCACACAATTGCCTCGTGTCGGCAAACTTTTCGATGTGCTGATTGACCAGCATCCCCACGAGCATGACATCCATGCGCTATATTCCCGCTATCTGATTGTCACCCAAGACTATGCGAAAGCCGCCGAGCAAACCGAACGCGCACTTGACCTTGACCCCGCCGACGAGGAAGGATGGGAAATGCTGACCTCACTCTATCTTCAGGAAAACAAACTTGACGAAGCGAAGGCCGCAATCAAACGCTCATTCCGCTACTATCCTGAAAACGGACGCCAGTATCTTGTGCTCGGTTCAATCCATGACCAGCAGGGAGAACGCGAGAAAGCGCCCAAGGAATATGAACGCGCGCTCGAACTGACCGACTCGACCGACACCAAGACCATCTCGCGTATCTACGGAGCGATGGGCGATAACCTTTATGCACGCCAACTGCTCGACAGCGCTTTCACTGCCTATCAGAAAGCCCTACTCTATGATCCGGAGAACTATCTTGCGCTCAACAACTGCGCATACTATCTCGCATGTGAGGGGCGCGACCTTGACAACGCACTTTCAATGGTCGAAACAGCAATAAAAGCCGAACCTGACAATCCAACGACGCTCGACACCTACGCTTGGGTTCTATTCAAACGCAAGGACTACGCCAAAGCCCGCGAAATCATTGACAAGACTCTCGATCTGACCGATGAACGTTCTGAAGAGATACTTGAACATGCCGGAGACATCCACTTTATGGACGGAGACCCCGACGGAGCACTCGAATTCTGGAAAGAAGCGCTACAGCTCGCCCCTGACAATGAGCTGCTCGAACGAAAAGTGAAACACAAGACATATTTCTTCAAATGA
- the dut gene encoding dUTP diphosphatase produces MKVKIINDSSNPLPAYETPSSAGMDVRARLDSPVTLQPLQRALIPTGLRIQLPQGYECQVRPRSGLALKHGISLVNTPGTIDADYRGEIGIIVINLSDQPYTITDGERIAQLVIKEYVHVTWEQVDRIDETERGEGGFGHTGVN; encoded by the coding sequence ATCAAGGTAAAAATCATCAACGACTCTTCCAACCCTCTTCCCGCTTATGAGACCCCCTCATCCGCCGGAATGGATGTACGCGCCCGGCTCGATTCACCGGTAACACTTCAACCGTTACAACGGGCACTGATTCCAACAGGATTACGCATTCAGTTGCCGCAGGGCTATGAATGTCAGGTACGCCCACGCTCAGGACTGGCCCTGAAACACGGCATATCGCTGGTGAATACACCCGGAACGATCGATGCAGACTACCGTGGAGAAATTGGAATCATAGTCATCAATCTTTCAGACCAGCCCTATACAATCACCGACGGCGAACGCATCGCCCAACTCGTCATCAAGGAATATGTCCATGTGACTTGGGAACAGGTCGACCGTATCGACGAGACCGAACGCGGCGAAGGCGGATTCGGCCACACTGGTGTAAACTGA
- a CDS encoding peptidylprolyl isomerase has product MAEEVAWVVGDQPIWKSEIEEAYQNMRYEGVPVAGDPYCVVPEQLAIEKLYLHQAEMDTIEIPDAMVFQNVEQMLNGYIMNLGSKEKVEQYFNKSIPALRESLREMVRNRGRVQEVQRNLTKDVKATPAAVRRFFEKIPTDSVPWVPLQVETQILTVAPAVPREAVEDVKARLRNFTEQVNKGESQFSTLAILYSEDPGSAARGGELGFSGRAEFVPEFSAVAFNLNDPKKVSKIVETQYGFHIIQLIEKRGDRINVRHILLKPKVAEKDLTEAVNRMDSLRSDILDKKFTFEDAVFFSQDKTTRNNKGHMVNENTGSTRFQMSELPQEVAKHVADMEPGDISEPFIMTDPKTNHEIVAMVKLTSRIPGHKANISDDFQLVKSMYENSRRQEILDDWLANKIKNTYIRIEDGWRNCDFKNKGWIK; this is encoded by the coding sequence GTGGCTGAGGAAGTCGCATGGGTGGTTGGTGACCAGCCTATCTGGAAATCAGAAATCGAGGAAGCCTACCAGAACATGCGCTATGAAGGAGTCCCTGTTGCCGGAGACCCCTATTGCGTTGTCCCCGAACAGCTTGCAATAGAAAAACTGTATCTGCATCAGGCTGAGATGGACACTATCGAAATTCCTGACGCAATGGTGTTTCAGAACGTCGAGCAGATGCTCAACGGCTATATCATGAACCTTGGTTCGAAAGAGAAGGTTGAGCAATATTTCAACAAGTCGATTCCGGCTCTGCGCGAGTCGCTCCGCGAGATGGTGCGCAACCGTGGCCGTGTGCAGGAGGTGCAGCGCAATCTGACAAAGGATGTGAAAGCGACTCCGGCTGCGGTACGCAGATTTTTTGAAAAGATACCGACCGATAGTGTGCCTTGGGTTCCGCTGCAGGTAGAGACGCAGATTCTGACTGTAGCGCCGGCTGTTCCGCGTGAGGCCGTCGAGGATGTGAAAGCTCGTCTCCGCAACTTCACCGAGCAGGTGAATAAGGGTGAGAGTCAGTTCTCTACGCTCGCAATCCTCTATTCTGAAGATCCCGGAAGCGCGGCGCGTGGCGGTGAACTCGGTTTCAGCGGACGTGCGGAATTCGTGCCTGAATTTTCAGCTGTCGCATTCAACCTCAATGACCCCAAGAAGGTGTCGAAAATAGTCGAGACCCAATATGGTTTCCATATCATACAGCTTATCGAAAAACGTGGCGACCGCATAAATGTGCGCCATATCCTCCTGAAACCAAAGGTGGCGGAGAAAGATTTGACCGAGGCTGTCAACCGTATGGACTCACTCCGCTCCGACATACTTGACAAGAAATTTACTTTTGAAGACGCTGTGTTCTTCTCGCAGGACAAGACTACACGCAACAACAAGGGGCACATGGTCAATGAGAACACCGGTTCGACCCGCTTCCAGATGTCTGAACTTCCTCAGGAAGTGGCCAAGCACGTCGCCGACATGGAGCCGGGCGATATTTCCGAACCCTTTATCATGACCGACCCGAAGACGAACCATGAGATTGTGGCTATGGTGAAGCTGACTTCTCGCATCCCCGGCCACAAAGCCAACATATCGGATGATTTCCAGTTAGTCAAGTCGATGTATGAAAATTCGCGCCGTCAGGAGATTCTCGATGACTGGCTTGCCAATAAGATAAAGAATACTTATATCCGTATCGAGGACGGCTGGCGCAACTGCGACTTCAAGAATAAAGGCTGGATCAAGTGA
- a CDS encoding OstA-like protein yields MKQSPILALMAVALVSLPAMFAQTPKDKSASVSAPKSAPAQRKSVIRPTIPDADRHEPGKVFLERADRLMYDQVRDSDVQVLVGNVLFRKGDMYMYCDSARFNEATSSLDAFRNVHMEQGDTLFVYGDELYYNGQTELAELRAYAGKNVRLINRDVSLTTDVFFYDMAADVGYYETGGTLTDKQNTLRSLQGFYYPATKDAFFYLNVDLTGPRENDTLKMFTDSLTYNTATNIAQLMCQTLIVNKDGEINSSSGFYDTKQGLADLYDRSRVHTRRGNYLTGDTLFYDREKGYGEAFGNMILTDSARQSELRGEYGFYNELTDSAFVTGNALAMEYSKADTLYLHGDTIKAYMLEDSTKVTDVYRRVRFFRNDIQGLCDSLSSVERDSILYMYYHPIIWNGDNQIAGNVVYLHFNDSTADWARLPESGLVAQHVGEDCYNQLAGADMTAWFNDSTIRRLYVEGNVQQIMFPMENDSTYNKFVFTESSYMDAFFNGNDIEHLIMWPETTGKATPLYLAKRSAYYLEPFRWFGPLRPMSPDEVFDYPPEMAELSSLQLFKKVSPTAYSIRGTMLGKPKPQEPQTPVPLKAASTVAGQPSENSLPVAVDSVLQAIPDSLPAATDSLRIQADSLGVETDSVSVNPAGLYVPEIEPHAYSFPMENKSHGAAPGVSLNDIIGIKTKEEVES; encoded by the coding sequence ATGAAGCAGTCTCCCATACTTGCATTGATGGCTGTAGCGCTGGTGTCGCTTCCGGCCATGTTTGCGCAGACTCCGAAAGACAAGTCCGCCTCGGTATCCGCGCCCAAAAGCGCTCCTGCGCAACGCAAGAGCGTCATCCGTCCGACTATCCCTGATGCCGACCGTCATGAACCGGGCAAGGTTTTCCTTGAGCGGGCTGACCGCCTGATGTATGATCAGGTCCGCGACTCTGATGTGCAGGTGCTGGTCGGCAATGTGCTGTTCCGCAAAGGCGACATGTATATGTATTGCGATAGCGCTCGATTCAACGAGGCGACATCGTCGCTTGACGCTTTCCGCAATGTCCACATGGAGCAGGGCGATACATTGTTCGTCTATGGTGATGAACTGTATTATAACGGTCAGACCGAACTTGCCGAACTTCGTGCATACGCCGGGAAAAATGTGCGCCTTATCAACAGGGATGTGTCTCTGACGACAGATGTCTTCTTCTACGATATGGCTGCAGATGTCGGCTATTATGAAACCGGCGGCACTCTGACCGACAAACAGAATACCTTGCGTTCGCTTCAGGGCTTCTACTATCCCGCGACAAAGGACGCCTTCTTCTATCTTAATGTCGATCTTACCGGCCCGCGGGAGAACGACACTCTGAAAATGTTTACCGACTCGCTGACCTATAACACTGCGACAAACATCGCCCAGCTGATGTGTCAGACGCTTATCGTAAACAAGGACGGTGAGATTAACTCTTCGTCGGGGTTCTATGACACCAAGCAGGGGCTTGCCGATCTATATGACCGTTCGCGCGTCCACACCCGTCGTGGAAATTATCTGACGGGCGACACTCTTTTCTATGACCGTGAAAAGGGCTATGGCGAAGCTTTCGGCAACATGATTCTGACCGATTCTGCCCGTCAGTCGGAACTCCGGGGCGAGTATGGTTTCTATAATGAACTCACTGACTCGGCTTTTGTAACCGGCAATGCCCTTGCGATGGAATATTCCAAGGCTGATACTCTTTATCTGCACGGAGACACGATCAAGGCATACATGCTTGAGGATTCGACGAAAGTCACCGACGTATACCGTCGTGTACGTTTCTTCCGCAACGACATTCAGGGGCTTTGCGACTCGCTCAGCTCGGTCGAGAGAGATTCCATATTATATATGTATTATCACCCGATAATCTGGAACGGTGACAATCAGATAGCCGGCAATGTGGTCTATCTCCATTTCAATGACTCCACAGCCGACTGGGCGCGACTTCCTGAATCGGGACTTGTGGCTCAGCACGTCGGTGAGGACTGTTATAATCAGCTTGCCGGAGCGGACATGACGGCATGGTTCAATGATTCTACTATCCGCCGCTTATATGTCGAGGGCAACGTGCAGCAGATAATGTTCCCGATGGAAAACGATTCGACCTACAACAAGTTTGTTTTCACCGAGAGCAGTTATATGGATGCATTTTTCAATGGCAATGACATAGAGCATCTTATCATGTGGCCGGAGACTACAGGAAAGGCTACACCTCTCTATCTTGCCAAGCGTTCGGCCTACTATCTCGAACCGTTCAGATGGTTCGGCCCGCTGCGTCCGATGTCGCCCGACGAAGTATTTGATTATCCTCCTGAAATGGCTGAGTTGAGTTCGCTTCAGCTTTTCAAGAAGGTTAGCCCTACGGCATATTCAATCCGAGGCACGATGCTTGGAAAGCCTAAACCGCAGGAACCGCAGACTCCCGTTCCTTTGAAGGCGGCATCCACAGTAGCCGGACAGCCTTCGGAAAATTCATTGCCGGTGGCTGTAGACTCTGTTTTGCAAGCAATTCCCGACTCATTGCCGGCGGCGACTGATTCACTTCGCATACAGGCTGACTCGCTTGGGGTGGAGACAGATTCAGTCTCTGTGAATCCGGCTGGGCTTTATGTGCCTGAAATCGAACCGCATGCCTATAGCTTTCCGATGGAAAATAAATCACATGGGGCTGCTCCGGGCGTGAGTCTGAATGATATAATCGGAATAAAAACTAAAGAGGAGGTTGAATCATGA
- the mutL gene encoding DNA mismatch repair endonuclease MutL: MSDIIRLLPDSVANQIAAGEVIQRPASVIKELVENSIDAGATSVTIILKDAGRTLIQVIDNGCGMSDTDARLAFERHATSKIRKADDLFSLSTMGFRGEALASIAAIAQVDLRTMLKGETIGTRLVINGSKVESQEPEACAQGSNLMVKNLFFNVPARRKFLKKDSVELSNIMREFERLALVNIGVDFTLISNDVTLHSLRRASLKQRIADLFGRSLDKQIVPLDTDTSIVRINGFIGLPENARKRNALQYLMVNGRNMRHPYFHKAIMQCYERLITADVQPNYFINLTVDPETIDVNIHPTKSEIKFENEQAIWQILTAAVRESLGRFNAAPAIDFDVDEAPEIPVFSPDIDADHEVILEEGYNPFSQPAHATRSSSLSGMGSSVSGLGTSESRKISSLSVNHAHTSERFQDWEKLYDDFVKKRDDGYASMVESKVNRSESELELDNEAPVSATLQLKNSYILTPSRDGLMIIDQHRAHKRILYDSYLAKVKERDMVCQNTMFPEIVELSPAQNAVLADIAPSLEDLGFAISPLGDNSWSITGIPSMLGGANPRDLLLGMIESVTETGEELASSLQERIALSMARSSAIKRGQVLSATEMDKLISDLFRLSTPARTPDGKTVFTIVNIEDISKMLG, translated from the coding sequence ATGAGCGATATCATACGTCTTCTCCCGGATTCTGTCGCAAACCAGATAGCAGCGGGCGAAGTCATCCAGCGTCCTGCATCGGTCATAAAAGAGCTTGTCGAAAACTCTATTGATGCCGGTGCGACTTCGGTTACAATTATTCTTAAAGATGCCGGCCGGACGCTGATACAGGTAATAGACAATGGCTGTGGAATGAGCGACACTGACGCGCGTCTTGCATTCGAACGCCATGCGACATCCAAAATCCGTAAGGCTGATGACCTGTTCTCGCTTTCGACAATGGGATTCCGTGGCGAGGCTCTTGCTTCAATCGCTGCGATCGCTCAGGTCGATTTGCGCACTATGCTTAAAGGCGAGACAATCGGTACTCGTCTGGTCATCAATGGCTCTAAGGTTGAAAGTCAGGAGCCGGAGGCTTGTGCTCAGGGGAGCAACCTGATGGTCAAGAATCTGTTTTTCAACGTGCCCGCACGCCGTAAGTTCCTTAAAAAAGACTCTGTGGAACTTAGCAACATCATGCGTGAGTTCGAGCGTCTTGCGCTTGTCAATATCGGGGTTGATTTCACTCTGATCAGCAATGATGTCACTCTCCATTCGCTCAGGAGGGCTTCGCTCAAACAGCGTATCGCCGATTTGTTCGGCCGTTCGCTCGACAAACAGATTGTCCCTCTCGACACCGATACGTCTATCGTCAGGATAAACGGCTTTATCGGTTTGCCTGAGAACGCCCGTAAGCGTAATGCGTTGCAATATCTCATGGTCAACGGCCGCAATATGCGTCATCCGTATTTCCATAAGGCCATCATGCAGTGCTACGAACGTCTGATTACGGCTGACGTGCAACCCAACTATTTTATAAATCTGACTGTTGATCCCGAGACGATAGATGTCAATATCCATCCGACCAAGAGTGAGATAAAGTTTGAAAACGAACAGGCTATATGGCAGATTCTGACAGCGGCAGTCAGAGAATCGCTCGGACGATTCAATGCCGCTCCGGCGATTGATTTTGATGTCGATGAAGCACCTGAAATCCCGGTGTTTTCTCCTGACATTGACGCAGACCATGAGGTCATACTCGAGGAGGGTTATAATCCTTTCTCACAACCGGCTCATGCGACCCGCAGTTCGTCCTTGTCAGGAATGGGATCATCTGTTTCCGGCCTGGGGACATCGGAGAGCAGAAAAATATCCTCCCTCTCCGTGAACCATGCGCATACATCAGAGCGTTTTCAGGACTGGGAAAAGCTTTATGACGATTTCGTCAAGAAGCGTGACGACGGTTACGCCTCGATGGTCGAGAGTAAGGTCAATCGGTCAGAAAGCGAGCTTGAACTTGACAATGAAGCTCCTGTGAGCGCCACGCTGCAACTGAAAAACTCCTATATCCTTACCCCGTCTCGCGATGGTCTTATGATAATCGACCAGCACAGAGCGCATAAACGCATTCTCTACGACAGCTATCTGGCGAAAGTCAAGGAACGCGACATGGTGTGTCAGAACACCATGTTCCCTGAAATAGTCGAACTCTCCCCTGCACAGAATGCGGTTTTGGCCGATATCGCTCCGTCGCTTGAAGACCTTGGCTTCGCCATATCGCCGCTTGGCGACAATTCATGGAGCATCACGGGCATTCCTTCGATGCTCGGTGGTGCAAATCCACGTGATCTGCTGCTCGGCATGATAGAGAGTGTCACTGAGACAGGAGAGGAACTTGCTTCGTCACTTCAGGAAAGGATTGCGCTTTCGATGGCCCGTAGCAGCGCTATAAAGCGCGGGCAAGTGTTGAGTGCTACTGAAATGGATAAGCTTATCAGCGATTTGTTCCGTCTTTCGACTCCTGCGCGAACACCCGATGGCAAAACGGTGTTTACTATTGTGAATATCGAGGATATTTCCAAAATGTTGGGCTGA
- a CDS encoding lipoprotein N-acyltransferase Lnb domain-containing protein, producing the protein MINWGLFDFEAPNFVYRFVKGETDYMAGAASTDRFLEMYRREGRAVVEQTLNLTPAEKMRVIELTDRNLLPANRVYRYNYVLDNCATRPLAVIEQAIGDTLSLGVASLPAEDVSTFRNAMRHYHVNYPWYQFGIDLALGSGIDRRISMREMSFAPEALEDMLSLAMRPDGVKLVDNTAVLVGAEGASPVLSPTPWFLTPMFWCNLVLVVSVGVSAAQIRRKSPGVAAKIFDTLFYLVMGLTGCVIIFLVVISVHEATSPNWLLLWLNPLCFIPVIAVWVKRMEKLLFSYQILNFASLITLLVLFCCGVQSPNAAFIPLIVADGVRALSCIIANRNA; encoded by the coding sequence GTGATAAACTGGGGACTCTTTGATTTTGAAGCGCCGAACTTCGTGTATCGTTTTGTCAAAGGAGAGACAGACTATATGGCCGGAGCGGCTTCGACCGATAGATTTCTTGAAATGTATCGCCGTGAAGGCCGTGCGGTCGTGGAGCAGACATTGAATCTGACACCGGCAGAGAAGATGCGCGTCATAGAGCTTACAGACAGGAATCTGTTGCCCGCCAATCGGGTCTATCGCTATAACTACGTGCTCGATAATTGTGCGACACGCCCTCTTGCAGTGATAGAGCAGGCGATTGGTGACACACTGTCGCTCGGAGTCGCTTCTCTTCCGGCAGAAGATGTGTCTACTTTCCGCAATGCGATGAGACATTATCACGTCAACTATCCGTGGTATCAGTTCGGCATCGACCTTGCTCTCGGAAGCGGGATTGACCGCCGGATTTCGATGCGTGAAATGTCGTTTGCCCCTGAAGCGCTTGAAGACATGCTTTCACTCGCCATGCGCCCTGACGGAGTGAAACTCGTGGACAATACAGCAGTGCTTGTGGGTGCGGAAGGTGCGTCGCCTGTGCTGTCGCCTACTCCTTGGTTTCTTACTCCGATGTTCTGGTGCAATCTTGTATTGGTCGTTTCGGTTGGCGTGTCGGCAGCGCAGATTCGCAGAAAATCTCCGGGAGTTGCCGCTAAAATATTCGACACACTGTTCTATCTCGTAATGGGACTGACCGGGTGTGTGATCATCTTCCTTGTGGTCATTTCCGTCCATGAGGCAACGTCGCCCAACTGGCTGTTGCTTTGGCTCAATCCCCTGTGCTTCATCCCGGTTATAGCCGTCTGGGTAAAAAGAATGGAAAAGTTGTTGTTTTCCTATCAAATTCTTAACTTTGCATCATTGATTACCCTCCTTGTCCTGTTTTGCTGTGGAGTGCAATCACCCAATGCTGCATTCATCCCGCTTATCGTGGCTGATGGAGTGCGGGCATTGTCATGTATAATAGCCAACAGAAACGCCTGA
- a CDS encoding alkaline phosphatase family protein: protein MSSRKNHPISTRLASVLVVSLVSIGIGAFTPVFASRPVAAPNAKKGAEGNNYTLTRPALVVGIFVEGLDADYVNLLRDNFTKNGFNRFITDGVTIEDVNYGTDLDATAATAMLMTGAAPSVNGVPAARAWDTETKSDYPILLDQAKIGNFTDETFSPSSLRVSTISDEVRIADGGIGLVHSVAPDAQIAIILAGHAGNSGFWLNEFNGKWSTSTYYRDVPAAIAKRNYGITLSSRLDTISWTPSLPLELYPDLPDYKKQFPFRHNFPAKNPNRFRAFKASAPEIMRLRRLVSTIFPR, encoded by the coding sequence ATGTCATCACGTAAAAATCATCCGATAAGTACCCGTTTGGCAAGTGTGCTTGTAGTCTCGCTTGTGTCAATCGGCATCGGCGCGTTTACGCCGGTGTTCGCCTCGCGTCCTGTTGCAGCTCCGAATGCAAAGAAGGGAGCTGAAGGCAACAACTACACACTTACTCGTCCGGCTTTGGTGGTCGGAATATTTGTCGAAGGGCTTGATGCGGACTATGTAAACCTCCTTCGCGACAACTTCACCAAAAACGGCTTCAACCGTTTCATCACTGACGGTGTGACGATTGAAGATGTCAATTACGGAACGGATCTCGATGCCACCGCCGCTACGGCCATGCTGATGACTGGCGCAGCCCCGAGTGTCAACGGAGTTCCGGCGGCAAGAGCTTGGGACACAGAGACGAAATCGGACTATCCGATATTGCTTGATCAGGCAAAAATAGGCAATTTTACCGACGAGACTTTCTCGCCGTCATCATTGCGCGTATCGACAATCAGCGATGAGGTGCGTATAGCTGACGGAGGTATCGGTCTGGTGCATTCGGTCGCTCCCGATGCTCAGATTGCCATCATTCTTGCCGGACATGCCGGAAACAGTGGTTTCTGGCTCAATGAATTCAACGGCAAATGGAGCACATCGACCTATTATCGAGATGTCCCGGCTGCGATTGCAAAACGTAACTATGGCATAACGCTTTCGTCGCGTCTCGACACCATATCTTGGACTCCGTCGCTACCTCTTGAACTCTATCCTGATCTTCCCGATTATAAGAAGCAATTTCCGTTCCGCCATAATTTCCCGGCCAAAAATCCGAACAGGTTCAGGGCTTTCAAGGCTTCCGCTCCCGAAATCATGAGGTTGCGGAGATTGGTGTCGACTATATTTCCTCGTTGA
- a CDS encoding alkaline phosphatase family protein has translation MLNLGFNVSPYPYGRDTDTRVETMDAYIRLDSDIANIVQAIEKGPGMANSVIFIAGTPGPSGSKREDERWNIPAGQFSPKRAMSLLNIYLIAIHGNGEYVSGYYDGYFFLNRKQIKENGLDERTIRRESAEFLTRMSGVTAAYTIDDILERRAGEDAHALQRNTSIDHAGDVMIVVNPGWEIADSSSESVAETQLPVIRNVATTSPVYILAPTVAPAKIESPVDARVIAPTVTRILRIRSPNAASLPPLRFQKSK, from the coding sequence ATGCTCAATCTCGGATTTAATGTCAGCCCTTATCCTTATGGACGAGACACTGATACACGCGTTGAGACGATGGATGCCTATATCCGTCTTGACTCGGATATAGCAAACATCGTCCAAGCGATTGAAAAAGGTCCGGGAATGGCAAATTCAGTCATTTTCATCGCAGGCACTCCCGGTCCTTCGGGAAGCAAGCGCGAGGACGAACGCTGGAATATTCCGGCCGGACAGTTCTCACCGAAACGGGCTATGTCGCTGCTCAACATCTATCTGATTGCCATTCACGGTAATGGAGAGTATGTGAGCGGATACTACGACGGTTATTTCTTTTTAAATAGAAAACAGATTAAGGAAAATGGACTTGACGAGCGCACGATACGCCGTGAAAGTGCGGAATTCCTTACACGAATGAGCGGCGTGACCGCTGCATATACAATCGACGACATTCTCGAACGACGTGCCGGGGAAGACGCACATGCCCTCCAGCGCAATACGTCGATCGACCATGCCGGAGATGTGATGATAGTGGTCAATCCCGGATGGGAAATCGCTGATTCGTCATCCGAGAGCGTAGCTGAAACGCAGCTCCCGGTCATCAGAAATGTAGCTACGACCTCGCCGGTCTATATACTTGCGCCGACCGTAGCCCCGGCTAAGATTGAGTCGCCGGTCGATGCGCGTGTGATAGCTCCGACGGTCACAAGGATTTTAAGAATACGGTCGCCCAACGCGGCTTCCCTCCCTCCGTTGCGCTTCCAAAAGAGCAAGTAA